Proteins encoded by one window of Aspergillus puulaauensis MK2 DNA, chromosome 4, nearly complete sequence:
- a CDS encoding uncharacterized protein (COG:S;~EggNog:ENOG410PNEE;~InterPro:IPR023213,IPR003480;~PFAM:PF02458;~go_function: GO:0016747 - transferase activity, transferring acyl groups other than amino-acyl groups [Evidence IEA]), which translates to MASPVPIQDLTALERIGPKGYLRYVFPFQLPDNYDLSEVSRVIQAGYDALTQRIPVVSSEAIPDPDAKQAGVLKFHGRNEDSAKIVVKDLRTSFESTYADLKSNHFPVSAFDADTLCRRSVWPTAGERLPVSLVQANFIPGGLLLTWCILHMAGDGTSFYTWTKLWAEGCRRAQGLEVTEPAQLSEDLWKDRAQISKPLGHNEGKLENHPEYTHLPFTPPGAPPKMLSQSHRGQVYYFSPESLAALKAEAAPANATTVSGQSWISTNDALSALIWRTVMAVQSPLDTLEGDPVSTFGIAIDGRQRTNPKVHPNTLGCFLEYVAVSTPIRKMLSELNLADLAVQIREAILRADGEFTDDVVSLVEKLEDVDRLVPTAFLDVPGFNCVLTSWVGFELYGLDWGTLLGGKIDAVRVPNVGCINGAQVVLPVLPDGGMELLVGVEGTCLDRLLKDPLLNKFGVAR; encoded by the coding sequence ATGGCCTCCCCCGTCCCTATCCAAGACCTCACAGCCCTCGAGCGCATCGGACCCAAGGGCTACCTGCGCTATGTCTTCCCCTTCCAGCTCCCAGACAACTACGACCTCTCCGAAGTCTCCCGCGTAATCCAAGCCGGATACGACGCCCTCACCCAGCGCATCCCCGTAGTCAGCAGCGAAGCCATCCCAGACCCCGACGCCAAACAAGCAGGCGTGCTGAAATTCCACGGCCGAAACGAGGACAGCGCAAAGATCGTCGTCAAGGACCTGCGCACTTCCTTTGAATCAACCTACGCCGACCTGAAATCGAACCACTTCCCCGTCTCCGCGTTCGACGCCGATACTCTCTGCCGTCGCTCCGTGTGGCCAACCGCCGGCGAGAGACTGCCTGTTTCCCTCGTACAGGCGAATTTCATCCCAGGCGGACTCCTGCTGACATGGTGTATCCTGCACATGGCCGGCGACGGGACGTCATTCTATACATGGACAAAGCTATGGGCGGAGGGATGTCGTCGTGCGCAGGGGCTCGAAGTCACAGAACCCGCGCAACTATCAGAGGATCTATGGAAGGACAGAGCCCAGATCTCGAAACCGCTCGGGCATAATGAAGGGAAGCTGGAGAACCACCCGGAGTATACCCATCTCCCGTTCACGCCGCCGGGGGCGCCGCCGAAGATGCTCTCGCAGAGTCACAGGGGGCAGGTGTATTACTTCTCGCCGGAGTCTCTGGCGGCGCTCAAGGCCGAGGCGGCCCCGGCTAATGCTACGACAGTGAGTGGGCAGTCGTGGATCTCGACGAATGATGCTTTATCTGCGCTCATCTGGCGCACGGTCATGGCGGTTCAGTCGCCGCTGGATACACTAGAGGGAGACCCTGTGTCGACATTCGGGATCGCCATTGACGGACGACAGCGCACGAACCCGAAAGTGCACCCGAATACGCTCGGCTGTTTCCTCGAGTACGTGGCTGTCTCGACGCCGATTCGGAAGATGCTGTCCGAGCTGAATCTGGCGGACCTGGCGGTTCAGATCCGCGAGGCGATTCTGCGTGCTGATGGCGAGTTCACGGATGATGTTGTGTCTCTTGTTGAGAAGTTAGAGGACGTGGATAGACTGGTTCCGACTGCGTTTTTGGATGTTCCTGGCTTTAACTGTGTGTTGACCTCgtgggttgggtttgagCTTTATGGGTTGGATTGGGGGACTCTCTTGGGCGGGAAGATTGATGCCGTGAGAGTGCCGAATGTGGGCTGTATCAACGGGGCCCAGGTGGTGCTTCCTGTGCTGCCGGATGGGGGGATGGAGCTtcttgttggcgttgagggGACTTGCTTGGATAGACTGTTGAAGGATCCTTTGCTCAACAAGTTTGGTGTTGCGAGGTAG